TATGAATTATGACATCAAAACCCAAGAAGGCAAGTAGGGTAACAGTCAAACAAGTAGTAACCCAACCATATATTGTTTATAAAAGCATTATATCTCCAGCGAACAAAATACATGTCGGGCTTCTTCTTCAGGGACAATCCAGTCTGCAGTGGTCAGCCACGATGTATATAAAAGTAGATGAAAGGTGTCGAAGTATTTAGATGCTGTGGGGCTGACCAATGGTGTTTTGGAATTCTGGTGAGGAGTAAGATATATATGCAGGCACGGCATCTCATTTTCTGCGAAAAGAAAAAATTGTGTTGTGTGTGCGCGTGCCCGTGCCTTACTGACCTAAGATCTCTGTCAACAAATTGAACACCATGTAAATTGATTTGGTCAACATCAAACTTAAATGAGTTATCAGCGCAAGGTCAGTTCTCAAATATATTCAAGGGTAGAACCTCTTAAGATTTTTAAGGCCAGAGGTCGTTACCTCTGCCTCTGGCTTCTCTATGGAGGCTTCAGAGTAAATATATACATGCATAGATATGTTGATTCTGTGATCCTAAGTTTATTTCAGTGATAGCCAGGTTATTCTGGACTTGTGTCCTAATTATGTTTATGATGCTTAATTATTTTTGTGGGACGCTTGCATATTGCTTTGATGAATGTTTTTTGAATGTAAAAACTtacatgtttttttttcaaataatcACATGTATTGAATTTACAGAATGCAATGTTACATTTTGTATGCAGATGCAAGCTCTTAGGAGGGAGCTAAGTTCCGGCGTGCGTCCTTTACATGAAACTTTTGTGGCTCTAGTCCGTGTCTTTGCCAAGAAGGGTCTTTCTACCAGGGCAATGGAGATTCTTGCTGCTATGGAGAGATATAAGTATGATATTCGCAAGGCTTGGCTAGTTCTTGTAGGTATGGAAATTGGCTTGTCTTGCATGTTTGATTTGTTCGTTGAATGGTTATTGTAGTCTTCCTTCTGTGAACAGAGGAGCTAGTCAGGAACCATTATCTGGAGGACGCCAATACAGTATTTCTGAAAGGAGCAAAAGGTGGTTTACAAGGAACTGATGAACTTTACGATCTTCTGATTGAAGAAGATTGTAAAGCTGGAGACCACTCCAATGCTCTAACAGTTGCATACCAAATGGAGGCTGCTGGAAGAATGGCAACCACATTCCATTTTAATTGCCTTCTCAGTGTGCAGGTGTGACCTTGATTTACACCATAGTTTGCTATTTCCTTCTGCCATCTATTTGTTCAGTTGGCATAGTAGAGGAATATATATAGGGATTATTTTCTACCAATACTTCATCCAGGGAAAAAAATCCTATCGAGATTAATTTGTGAAAATAATATGACTTCTGCTCCCAGAACAGCAAGCAGCTTATGCAGCATAGTAATGTATATCATGATATAGGGGTTAATGCTAATGCTTGGACTATTTTCTAAATTTTCACTACAGGTGTGAGTTTTACTTTACCTACACCAATGGTGTTCTAGGTCTATCTATCTAACTGTCGGACACTGTGACATTTATGATCTCTAACACATCACATGGTGGTAGTAGCATATGTGCAGTTCATAAATTGTAAGTGAGCTGGGTTTGGTTAGTCTTAGGTGTTGTGAACTAATCCTGATGCATCAGCTGTTTAAACTGCCATTAGATTAGAAATTCTTCAGACGATATATCGTCTCCTTTAGGAACATGGTTCATTGCATGAGTGTTTATGTTTTAGATTCTATACGACTAAGTTCAACGTTTTAAAATAAAAATTCCTTTTGTTCAGGCTACGTGTGGAATTCCTGAAATTGCATTTTCAACTTATGAGAACATGGAATATGGAGGTGAAGGTACGCCCATCACGTCCACCGAATCTGCTATGCCTTTTGCTTTCATTTTAttcgttgtgcctgttttcttgccaGACATTTGGGAAGTCTTAACCATATTTATTTTACCAAATATTGTTTGTTTAACATATAATTAATGGTTTTATGCTAACAATTTAAACTTAAGACGTGAAAATATTGTGTTCATGTGTATAGTCCATACAACTCGCCATCCTAGCTAAAAGGGAATGATAGACTACTCGTATCAACAAGTTGCACCTTCTTTCTGGAAGCCCATCTCCGATCCTCTGGGTTAAGTGTGGTTGGCTTGGTGCAATTTGGGGATggttgaccgaccgggaagttcttCTCAGGTGCGCACGAGACAAAGTGTGACCGATGTTGGTTTGTGGGCCTgtctagatcccaccaggagtaaTGACTGCCGGTCTGGGCGAGAGGCTGGGGTGTTACATGAGTGGTATTGATAAGCATCATTCGGGTAAACGGTTCGTTTAGCATTTGGTGTGCATGTTTAACCATTGCTAGGACATTATGTCTATATTCTCCATTTATTTATGGCAGGTGGTGTTTTGCTATTTTGTTATTTGTCTACTTGAACTAGTTGTTATTTGTCTACTTGAACTAGTCTGTAGTTAGTAGTTACTGAAATCGGATTGTGGATTGTAAGGTCGATGTAGGCTTAGTGGTGGTGGAAATTCCCCAGGTGGTTCACCTGTGGCTGAGGCCGTTGGTGCTGTGCTAGCACCGTGGCTGACAAGTTGTAGAAAGGTAACCGGGTAGATGAGAGAAAGCACAGAGGATTGGAATACGTTTTAGGAAGAAGTTTCTTATTGCTTGCCTAAGAGCTTTTTTATATCCCAGTGGACTCCCTTTTACAGAACTAACATGACTTGGCTCCTAAGACAATGACTCAATGTACTAACTCGATTCCTCACTACTCCAACACTAACCAAAAGATAATCCTCCAACTGCATACATTGTTATGTACCTGCGCCATCCTTGAGCCTCGCTGCTCCGCCTCCTATGAATTATAATATTATTGACCTCAATACAAATCCGTAAGAAAGTTACAATATACAAGGTGACAACAAGGTTTGAGTGTTCAACCTTATAGTCAATGTAGCTTATGTGCAAACAAATGCACCATATGTTCTTTTTGGATTGTTGACCTTTAGTTCACTAGTTTTCCAACAGAATTCTCCCACTGTTACTACAATATTTAATGTATCTCAGCAGTAGTAATACTAGCTTTGTTGTACAAGGAAAACAGAAATATCTGGCTAACTTATATCACATGTGCAATCATGATGTTTTCATGTAATCTAGATACTGATTCTCTCCTAATTTTGAAACTGAATTAAATTTGATGCTGACTTCCCTTTCCCTCTCATTGTAGATTACATGAAACCTGATACCGAGTCTTATAATTGGGTTATACAGGCATTTACTAGAGCTACTTCCCATGATAGGTATGCCTAATATTTACTTCCAGATTTTCTGCCATATGTGTTGCTTTGTTCTATTTTTCATATTTATCATAGTTAGCTTGTTAACACAAGCATGTGTATTTGTATCAAACCTGAATGTTTGAAACAGTTCGATGTAAAAGAACAAATGGTAGTTGTAGCTCCATGGCATATGTAGGGAAAGCTCAAAATTTTGGAACGGCATCTCACCTTGCTCTGTGATAGCTACTGTTTCTTAAACATGGAAAAACTTTGAAAAGAAGCATGCTATGTTGACTGGAGAACTGAGGGAACCTCTAACTTCGCTGCCATCAATAGTAGTGTAAATATAGGAAACTGCATAGGATTGTGCTTCCATGCTTCATGTTCTGGCTGCCGTTGTAGCGTCGAAAGGCAGTTTGTATTCTCTTGTTTTCAATGAAAATATATGCAAGTCTCCTTCGTATATTTGACAAAAAAAAATGTTTTTGCAGCCTTTGCATCTTCTGCTTTTGCGGATCTTTCACCTAGTTCTTCAATTAATTTTTCATGTTTCCTTTTTGAGAATGAAACCTGGAAATAATAACTCACTTTtttgtgtgagaacatgttacactATGATCCATGTTTGAGTTATATTCATGATTTTGACTGTTATTAAGAATtactcttcttttttgtcttcattTATGGTGTTTTATTGTCTGCAGGGCACCGGATGTGGCAGAACTACTCGGGATGATGGTGGAAGACTACAAACGTGTTCAGCCTAATGCAAGAACTTATGCGTAAGAACTTCCCTTGTAGAGTAGTCACTATTTGAAGAGCTTATGATTCTCAAAGGGATCGATTATACTGTGTCTATGTGTGATTTCTGAAAATCAATAGAAATGTTCTTGTTTCTAGTTTGCCAACTCTCATTTTTCTTGTAATATGTGTTTTTCTAAAGCAACGATGGATGACCAGCTACTGTTCCCAGGTTGTTAGTGGAATGCTTTACAAAGTACTGTATGGTCAATGAAGCGATCAGGCATTTTCGCGCTTTACGGAGAATTCCTGGAGGAGCAAAAGTTCTGTACAATGCAGGGAATTGCGGCGatccactttctctctatctacgtTCACTGTGCCTTGATGGTGAGCTTTCACCCTTCTGTTGATTAGTTTTACACAACATTGTTTCACCCCCTATGTATTCTGTGCTCAAAATATCAACTAGCATTTGTCTTTTATACTTTTAGGAGCTTTTGCATTATTGTGAACATTTAGTACTTTCCTGAGCAGGTAACTTATTTTTATAACCAGGAAGAGCTGATGAGTTGCTTGAGGCCTTAGAAGCAATGGCTGACGATAACCAGACTATTGCACCTCGAGCAATGATTTTAAACCGAAAATACCGCACATTGGTGAGCTCCTGGATAGAACCATTACAAGAAGAAGCTGATGTTGGCTTCGACATTGATTATGTAGCCAGGTATGACCTTGAAAAGTTTTTGTTTTGAGGAAAACATTAAGTGGTCTTAGGTTCTTACAATTCAGGATGATTAACCAGTCATGATATGCCTAATTGTCAACTATTTTCTTCTTTTTTGGTGATGGGCTTGTACATAGTTTTTGTGAAGGGTTTGGGTTGTGAAGGGTTTGGTGCACATAGTGACATTGCGGCTTCGGGTCCTAACATGCAACATTAGTTTATTTATGTATGCCAAACTCGCGGGCTAGTATTTTGGTTCTTAATTTTTTTTCCAGCCTAGCCCCCTTATCAAGATTTATCAGTTGTGGTCCGTTAATTACAAGAGGATCTGTCAGATCAATGGCTGAATGCTCGCATTTTGCTGGTTGACTATCGTGTTCTGTTGATATATAGAAAATACAAAAACCTTAGTGATATATTTTCGTACCCTATTGGTATATAAAATACATATACTGTTCACTGTGGGATGACAAGCTTCCGTGAGGTTCAAGATCTGATACAGCCTCTGCAGAACTTCCAGTGTGATGAGAATAACATTGATATCTGAAGTTACACCTGAGGCAGCAAAACATACCATGCAAAAGATTCGACACTTGATGTTGTGTACTAGGACCTTGTATGGGCTCTTTGCCCTCCTCTTTTCTCTTTTTAATCTACATGCAGTTCTCCTGCATGGTTCGAAAAAAGAGTAACATATGCCCCTAGATTGAGAACACAAGATGATCGAATAGCGGTTCAAAACTTTAACAATAAGTATTGCAATTCTAGAGAGATCTCATACATGCAACTGCAAGTTTTGTTCCTCCATAGTATTGTTGTTTACAATATTTGTTCCACCCGTGTTGGTTTTGCAGGTATATTGAAGAAGGAGGTCTTACAGGTGAGCGCAAACGTTGGGTGCCTCGTAGAGGGAAAACTCCTCTAGATCCAGATGAATTTGGTTTTGCCTATTCAAATCCAATAGAGACATCTTTTAAACTGCGGTGTTTTGAGGAATTGAAGTTATATCACCGAAGACTCTTAATTACACTGCGGAATGAAGGCCCTGGTATTTTAGGTGATGTATCTGAAGATGATGTACGAAGAGTAGTCGAAAGATTAAAGAAATTAGTTGTAGGGCCAAAGAAGAATGTTGTTAAGCCCAAGGCAGCGAGCAAAATGGTAGTAGCTGAATTGAAAATTGAGCTGGAGGCGCAAGGGTTACCTACAGATGGAACTAGACAAGTACTTTACCAGCGAGTTCAAAAGGCCAGGCGAATTAATCGCTCACGTGGTATACCTCTTTGGGTTCCtcctgtagaagatgatgaagtggtATGCAATGTGACAATACTTCCTATAATTGTTTTTCATCTGTTACTTTACCATGTGACAGGTAACAATGTTATCAGTAAATTGTGTTACTTTTTATATACAGTTCTTTAATGTCACACACAACACTCTTGATAGGTCGACGAAGAGTTAGATGAAATGATCTCACGAATCAAGCTAGAAGATGGAAACACAGAGTTCTGGAAACGGCGTTTTCTGGGAGAAACTCGAAACCATCTTTGTGAAGAAGATAGCAAAGAAGATCCAGATTTTGATGACGAGTTAGAtgaggacgatgacgatgatgatgacgatgattccgCCAAAGAAGCAGATGAAGATGAGATAGATGATGAGGTCATTGACCGAACGGAAAATCAAGCTGGTGATGACGAGACTAAGGACAAACCAGCGAAAGGACCCAATCAGCATCTTCAAATGATAGGAGTCCAGTTATTGAAGGATCTAGAGAAGGCATCTGGTTCAAcaaagaaattaaaaaaaatacCTGAGGTATGGAACTAATCTGACGGTGTGTTCTAAGAGATGCTTAACTTGTTTTCACTATAAGTCCGTTAAAGCTTTTGATATCTTTGTCTATCTATATAGTGCATATGCTTTCATTCTAGGAAATTTAAGACTTTCCTGGACCTTACAACGCAATTAATTATTTTTTGTTGGCTAGTGAATTGAAACTTTCCAATCATCTAAATAGCATCAAATGACTACCATGGCAACAAATTGCATAGGTGTTAAATTTTGTATCTGTATTCTTGTTTAAATTGTCGAGAATTAAGATAAGGTTTGGAATATATTCTTGAGGAATCTGTAGGCTTTAGTTAGCAGATCGTAGCAAAACTATCTTTGTTGTTTCCTCTAATTTGAAAATTCATGTTAGTGACCTTTGTTAGATATAAATTGTGTCCAGTTGTTATGTCAGGTGGATATAGTGATAAGAGCTAATTTTGTAAGATTCTTACAGATTTTGAAGCATATTTCTTGCTGTATCTGCAGATTGATGATGACGAAGATTGGTTTCCTGAAGATCCAATTGAAGCTTTCAAGGTTATGCGCGAGACAAGAATGTTTGACGTGGCAGATATGTATACTACCGTGGATGCCTGGGGATGGACATGGGAGAGAGAGCTAAAGAAAAAGATGCCACGCAGATGGTCACAGGAATGGGAGGTTGAGTTAGCTATCAAGATAATGAATAAGGTATTCGTAGTTCTCTAGCCAAATTCTAAGAGTTGTTTTCCTGGTATGATGTTGTCTGGTTGACTATTGCTTTCTTTGGTTAACCATTTTCTCTCACAAAGCTGTGGACCTCCACTGTTTTGCAGACTAAAGGACGCCAAACACATATGCTTTGTTTTACTAGAATATTTTCCAGTTCGATACATAGTTTTCTTTCAATTATACATTGCTTTTGTTGGTTTCTAGGTTAGCCTGATTAGTGATGTGGCGTTGTGTTGGTGCTTTGGGCTTGCACAAAAGTTAAAGAGGCCTGACATTCAAACTGTGCCATATTACTGTTTTGTTGAATTTCAGGTAATAGAGCTGGGTGGTAGTCCGACTATTGGAGATTGTGCCATTATACTGCGCGCAGCAATGAGAGCTCCAGTCCCCTCTGCTTTTATTACAATATTGCAAACAACACATAGCCTGGGCCATAAATTTGGAAGGTAAATGTTAAATTGTTATGGCTATTGCTGCATTAAACAGGTTACATCCATGATTTTCTTGCCCATTTCATGTTGGAATTTTAGCTCTGTATCTGTCTGACGAGCATTACAGTTTTTTTTTCTCGCCGTCCAGAAATAAGTGTATAGGCCACTGCACTTTTGTACCGTGCATGTAGTTTAATACTGTTGGAGTATTTTCATTTCAAGGATATTACTATCTCATGGACTGCAAAACACACATAATCCAGTGAACTGCAGCTCTGAAATATTTTGTGTATATGTGGCAAGGTGTACTAATATACCTTCCGTTACTTTTTTTGTACTGGAAATCAGCCCGCTGTACGACGAGGTAATCTTGCTGTGCCTTGATCTGGAGGAGATGGATGCGGCCATCGCCGTGGTCGCAGAAATGGAGACAAATGGAATTAAGGTCCTGGATGAGACCTTGGACAGGGTTCTTGCAGCCAAACAAATCGGGAACGGGAACTCTGCACTCCAACCACCAGCCGAGTAGCAGCCCTATTTTGACTTTGAACTCGGGAGCCCTCTGCAGCCGTGATCTGGTGATCTGATCTATTACACGGAAATCACTCAGCTCCATACCATTGATAGGCCTGAGCTTGCCTTATCAAAATTTGATGGCGACAAGGGAGTTGCTGCATGTGCAGATGGAGGAAAGATCAGCGTACGCTTCTGCGTTGCTTGATCCCCCGTCCGTGTCAGGCTCGGTCTACTCACCGTGTGTTGTGCGATGTATCTAAAGAGGACAGACAGTTTCAATAGAGGAAACAAAATGTGCTTTCCTTTTCCAAACACATTCTTGTTAGTGTGTACTGCTCTACTTGGCATGTTTGGACCTCAGAAATTTCACAAGAAACAGCATAGTTCTCTTGTCCTAGGATGCAGAAATTCATAAGGGGCTACATAACCATCTATGACGAGCTTGAGGGAAGACTTCTTCAATACCATTCTCCATTGATCTGCACTAGTCAGTGATTATAGCATTTGGTCGTTTGCTTGACATACAACATAGCCAGTGTTTAAATAACCAAACAAAAGTCTCACTCTCTTCAATGGACAGAAGAGCACAACCTAATATGATAGATTCTCCATGATGATTTCTGCCAACAAAAAGTACTGTCTTCGATCCACATTatttgtcttagatttgtttagATATGGACGTATCTAACACTAGGTAAATCTAAGACAAATATTATGGATTGGAGAGACTAGCAAATTGTTGAAATATAATGTTCTCCTTTCTTCACCAGTTTGAACTattggagcatgaattcaatatggtatctgAGCTAAGATGTCTCAAGTTCAAGGCCCTGCCGACACAGTATTAAACATAAAAGATTTTGCGGTCTACATTGATCCCACATCCAAGAACTAAAATAGTCTAGACGTGAAGGAGTGTTGAAATATATGGTTTGCCTCTCTTCATCAGTTTGGACTTTGGAGCAACTATCTATTTTTTAAGACACATTTATTAACTCAAAATATAGCATCAAGCGAATATAACACATAATGACCAACATCCTGCCTCTCAataattaggatgcacacaaccaacacaactattctGACCCAAGTAACTAAAGGAAAACCCCGGCTTAACTAGAAGGAAGTGGTGGATCAATCCAGAGGTTATCATGCCATCCATGTTCGGAAAAACCCTCTTTAACCACCTCATCCAACCGCATAAACACTGCAACGGTATGTACTTTGTTCAGTGCAGTATAGACCATATTCTGAAAAACCCTCTTTAACCACTTGATCCAACCGCATAAACACTGCAACGGTATGTACTTTGTTCAGTGCGTACAATAGAAAATAACCATCGTATGAGAAGAGTTTGTGCCATTGAAAACAATATAATTTCTACATAACCAAAGCGACCATAATAAGACAGACGCTCCCATGCTTATTAGCGTTCTAAACCTATTTGGTACTCCATCCATCCAGTGACCATAAATATTAACGACACTTGTGGACGAATATAAATTGGACGCTAGTTGGATGGCACAAACTTGCACCGGAAAggagaggtgtttgattgtctcatcGTGAGAACAAAAACTACACCTCTTACATCCTTCTCGGTTGCGGAGAGTGAGGTTGTGTTTGGTTAGCACAACTCTCCTCCGAAAATACCACATGAAAATCTTAACTTTTAGTGGTATACTGGTATGTTTGAATTTCATATTGGTTTATTATTATCCACCGACGATACATAGAGTCAACTGTGAAGGACCCAATTGTCCTGAAATTTTAGCGAAACACATCCCATCCTTGTGTTAGCCTAATCGAATCCAACTATGATAGAAGATGCTGCCATGACATAAGACGAGGACCAATCAAATCTCACCTGAATTAAACATCCAGTGGGAAGGTGCTGGGCACATGCGCTAGAGTATCATTCTCATCGCGAACAATACAATACAAGGTTAGATACTGTTCTCGGAGAGTAGCATTTCCTAGCGAATTTTCCTTCCAGAAATGTATCTTTGAGCCGTTCTTTATCTCAAAAGATCCAAAGTGAAAAAGATGTTTCCTTGCCGCCATCAGACCAACTGAAAGGATGtggatgttgaaggaaatatgccctagaggcaataataaagttattatttatttccttatttcatgataaatgtttattactcatgctagagttgtattaaccggaaacataatacatgtgtgaatacatagacaaacacagtgtcattagtatgcctctacttgactagctcattgatcaaagatggttaagtttcctaaccattgacatgagttgttatttgatcaatgagatcacatcattaggagaatgatgtgactgacttgacccattccgttagcttagcacttgatcgtttctttattgctattgctttcttcatgacttatacatgttcttatgactatgagattatgcaactcccgaataccggaggaacactttgtgtggtaccaaacgtcacaacgtaactgggtgatctaaaggtgctctacatgtgttccctatggtacttgttgagttggcatagatcaagattaggatttgtcactccgattgtcggagaggtatctctgggccctctcggtaatgcacatcactataagtaaCATTCCGTtagcaagcatgataactaatgagttatttacaggatgatgtattacagaacgagtaaagagacttgctggtaacgaagattgaactaggtattggataccgatgatcgaatctcgggcaagtaacataccgatgacaaagagaacaacgtatagtgttgtgcggtttgaccgataaagatcttcgtagaatatgtaggaaccaatatgagcatccaggttctgctattggttattgacaggagacgtgtctcggtcatgtctacatagttctctaacccgtagggtccgcacgcttaaagttctgtgatgatcaGTTTTATGAGTttgtatgttttgatgtaccgaaggtagttcggagtcccggatttgatcacggacaagacgaggagtctcgaaatggccgagacataaagatatatatattggaagcctatatttggatatcggaagtgttccgggtgaaatcgggattttaccggagtaccgggggttaccggaacccccccgggggtttaatgggccatgatgggccttagtggaagagatgaggggctgccagggcaggccgcgcgcttcctctccctctagtccgaattggacaaggaggggtggcctttccttcctctctccctcctccttcccccttctcctattccaactatgaaaggagggagtcctactcccggtgggagtaggactccttctggcgcgcctcctcctggccggccgcctctcccccttgctcctttatatacgggggcaggggggcacctctagacacacaagttgatcattgagatctctccagccgtgtgcggtgcccccctccaccataatccaccttggtcatactgtagcggtgtttaggcgaagccctcctgcgctagcttcatcaacatcgtcaccacgccgtcgtgctgacgaaactcttccccgagctctactggatcgtgagttcgcgggacgtcaccgagctgaacgtatgctgaacgcggaggtgccgtacttttggtgctgaggatcggtcgatcatgaagatgtacgactacatcaaccgcgttgtcataacgcttccgcttaacggtctacaagGATACGTGGAcgacactatcccctctcgttgctgtgcatcaccatgatcctgcgtgtgcgtaggaatttttttgaaattactacattccccaacagtggcatccgagcatggttttatgcgttgatgttatatgcacgagtagaacacaagtgagttgtgggcgatacaagtcatactacttatcagcatgtcatactttggttcggcggtattgttggatgaagcggcccagaccgacattacgcgtacgcttacgcgagactggttctaccgacgtgctttgcacacaggtggctggcgggtgtccgtttctccaactttagttgaaccgagtgtggctacgcccggtccttgagaaggttaaaacaacaccaacttgacgaactatcgttgtggttttgatgcataggtaagaacagttcttgctcagcccgtagcagccacgtaaaacttgcaacaacaaagtagaggacgtctaacttgtttttgcagggcatgttgtgatgtgatatggtcaagacatgatgctatatttttgtatgagatgatcatgttttgtaacggagttatcggcaactggcaggagccatatggttgtcgctttattgtatgcaatgcaattgccctgtaattgctttactttatcactaagcagtagcgatagtcgtagaagcaatagttggcgagacgacaacgatgctacgatggagatcaaggtgtcgcgccggtgacgatggtgatcatgacggtgcttcggagatggagattacaagcac
The sequence above is a segment of the Triticum dicoccoides isolate Atlit2015 ecotype Zavitan chromosome 1A, WEW_v2.0, whole genome shotgun sequence genome. Coding sequences within it:
- the LOC119268157 gene encoding uncharacterized protein LOC119268157, which codes for MATPSTSASTAASSAFPLTTAARFPRASTSGTRIPALAERRRTRRRRLPEGSGGDRSAAAGAVEKGLRLAFLEQLAERARAADALGVADTIYDMVAAGLSPGPRSFHGLVAAHALAGDAEGAMQALRRELSSGVRPLHETFVALVRVFAKKGLSTRAMEILAAMERYKYDIRKAWLVLVEELVRNHYLEDANTVFLKGAKGGLQGTDELYDLLIEEDCKAGDHSNALTVAYQMEAAGRMATTFHFNCLLSVQATCGIPEIAFSTYENMEYGGEDYMKPDTESYNWVIQAFTRATSHDRAPDVAELLGMMVEDYKRVQPNARTYALLVECFTKYCMVNEAIRHFRALRRIPGGAKVLYNAGNCGDPLSLYLRSLCLDGRADELLEALEAMADDNQTIAPRAMILNRKYRTLVSSWIEPLQEEADVGFDIDYVARYIEEGGLTGERKRWVPRRGKTPLDPDEFGFAYSNPIETSFKLRCFEELKLYHRRLLITLRNEGPGILGDVSEDDVRRVVERLKKLVVGPKKNVVKPKAASKMVVAELKIELEAQGLPTDGTRQVLYQRVQKARRINRSRGIPLWVPPVEDDEVVDEELDEMISRIKLEDGNTEFWKRRFLGETRNHLCEEDSKEDPDFDDELDEDDDDDDDDDSAKEADEDEIDDEVIDRTENQAGDDETKDKPAKGPNQHLQMIGVQLLKDLEKASGSTKKLKKIPEIDDDEDWFPEDPIEAFKVMRETRMFDVADMYTTVDAWGWTWERELKKKMPRRWSQEWEVELAIKIMNKVIELGGSPTIGDCAIILRAAMRAPVPSAFITILQTTHSLGHKFGSPLYDEVILLCLDLEEMDAAIAVVAEMETNGIKVLDETLDRVLAAKQIGNGNSALQPPAE